The following coding sequences are from one Gossypium hirsutum isolate 1008001.06 chromosome A12, Gossypium_hirsutum_v2.1, whole genome shotgun sequence window:
- the LOC107938733 gene encoding 2S albumin: protein MAKLTLLAASLLLTLSIVNVVAASSSRKGLRGCEKFLTESCRRVRDDSCRERMKLCCEELERIEVQRRCSVIRRLVKELLEDFRSKQKREMLQKARNLPALCRMGIGRCDIRVPFPPSWFTNFAYVFG from the coding sequence ATGGCCAAACTCACGCTCTTAGCAGCTTCCTTACTCCTTACCCTTTCTATTGTTAATGTTGTTGCAGCTTCTTCTTCTCGCAAAGGTCTCAGGGGTTGCGAGAAATTTTTGACTGAGAGCTGCCGGCGCGTGAGGGACGATAGCTGCCGTGAACGAATGAAGTTATGCTGTGAGGAACTAGAGCGTATTGAGGTGCAACGGCGGTGTTCGGTGATAAGGAGGTTGGTGAAGGAACTGCTGGAAGATTTCAGAAGTAAACAAAAGCGAGAAATGTTGCAGAAGGCTAGAAACTTACCGGCTTTGTGTCGCATGGGAATCGGCCGTTGCGACATTCGAGTTCCATTTCCACCGTCTTGGTTTACTAACTTTGCCTATGTGTTCGGTTGA